TGCTGATGCAGACTCAAAAGATCGTCAATCTGGCTCTGCTGGTCGCTTCCGGGATCCTCTTCATGTTGTTTTCGAGGGTCTTCGATTTTGTTTGGGAGGTCGGTCGATTAGGTCGTTTCGAAGAGTGGCCTGTCGGTCCTCAGGATTTAGCAGCTTTTGTTCTGGCCGTTGGGGCAGGTTTTGGAGTTCGAACATGGGGACGCGCAAATCAGTTTTTTAATGAGGT
The window above is part of the Deltaproteobacteria bacterium genome. Proteins encoded here:
- the secE gene encoding preprotein translocase subunit SecE, with the translated sequence MLFSRVFDFVWEVGRLGRFEEWPVGPQDLAAFVLAVGAGFGVRTWGRANQFFNEVVVELSKVTWPLGKETVASSGVVAVLVSVAALILAVIDLIWAKMALGVFKF